The following DNA comes from Candidatus Binataceae bacterium.
GGGCGATCCCGCGAACCCGTCCGCGAACGCAGCGTTTCGCCGTCCCAGCCGACTCATCGTTTTTATCGACGACATGGACGGTCTGCGCAAAGTCCCCGAGAGCGTCCCAAATCGCGAGGCGACCGCGCCCTTCCTGGGCCAGCCGGTATCGAGGATTCCCGACCCTTTCGGCGAGTGCCATCCGAGCTTCGCCCGCCACATGATCGCGCTGCTTGGAGAATTTCTCGCGCCGGTCGAGGTCAGCTACGACCTGATGCTTTCGAGCGAGATGTACGCGAGCGGCCGCTTCGACGAGGCCCTGCGCCTGATCCTCGAAAAACACGCCGAGATAATTCAAATCGTCGCGCCGACGCTACGCGAGGAGAACCGCGCCGGATGGTCGCCCGTGATGCCGCTTTGTCCGGCGTGCGGCCAGATAAACTCGACCCTGGTCACGGCGTATCATTCCGAGCGCGCGACCGTCGAGTTTTCCTGCGAGCGCAGCTTCGGCGGCGCCCATGGATGCGGCTTTCGCGGCGAGCAGAGCGTGCTCGGCGGCAAGGCCAAAGTGCAGTGGAAAGTCGATTGGGCGCTTCGATGGTACGTGCTCAAGGTCGACTACGAGCTTTATGGCAAGGACCTGATCGATTCAGCGCGGCTTTCGGGGCAGATTCTGCGCGTGCTCGGGGGCCGGCCCCCGCTCGGGTTCCCGTTCGAGATGTACCTCGACGAGGAAGGACACAAGGTCTCGAAATCGATCGGCCGCGGGGTCGGAGTGGAGCAGTGGCGGCGCTATGCGCCGATCGAGGTGCTCAAGTATTTCCTGATTCTGAATCCGCGGCGCGCGCGTAAGCTGTTCCTCGAGTCGATTCCGCAGTACACCGACGAATATCTCGACGCGCTGCGCGCGTGGAGCGCGGCGGACGAGACCGCGCAGCGCAACTCGCCGCTGGAGTTCGTGCTGCAGAGCCAGAGCGCGCGGCGCTTCAACTCGACGCTGAGCTTCGGCCTGGTGATGAACCTGGTCGCGGCGCTCGGCAGCGGCGAACGCGAGCTGATCTGGCGCTACCTGACGCACTACGACCCGGGACTCGAGAGCGACCCGGATACCGCACGGCTTACGCGCGATCTGATGGAATGCGCGCTGAACTTTTACCGCGACTTCATCGAGCCGGCCAAGTTTCACTACACGCCGAGCGACGGCGAGCGCGAGCAACTGCGCGCGCTGAGCACCTGGCTCGCGCAAAACGGAGCGGCCGGCGCCGAGGAGATCGAAAAGGCGATCTACGAGCTCGGGCGGCGGCACTACGACAAGCCGGGCAAGATTTTTCCGCTGCTCTACCGCGTCATCCTGGGCCAGGAGCGCGGGCCGCGCCTGGGCGCTTTCATCCGCCTGACCACTCCCGCGCGCGTGGCCGAAATCGTCGACGCGACGCTCGTCTGATCGGCCAAACCCGAACGCTCGGTGCCGCAACCGGCGCTCAGATGGTCGGCATCCAGTAGCCGCCGCGATCGATGGTGCTAAGGCGCGAACCGTCGCTGACGATGATGTCCGCGACGTCGGCGCTCAGCGCCGAAACGCCGATTATGTCGGCGTTGGTCGGCGATTTTATCTGCCGCCATCGCTTGCCGTCCGTCGTAAGCAGGATCGTTCCATGGCGTCCGACCGCCCAGCACACCGTGTTCGATGGCGCTTCGCCCGCCAGCAGATCGGACCGCACGTCGGTGCCCTGATGCTGCCAGTTGTCCGCGTCCGTCCAGCGGAAGATCGTCCCCCAGGCTTCGAGCGCCCAGTACACCGTATGGTCGGGCGACGAGACCAGCACGGTGCGAGCGGCGGCAGCGCCGCTCGCCGGAGGCGGCAGCGGGACGGCGGCAGCCGCGGGCCTCTGCGCCGCCGGCGCCGGCTGCGTCCTCGCCGATTGCTCCGGCAGGGCGGGTTTGACGCCGCGGGCGGATGCGATCGCCGCGGCCGGATGGCGAGCGCGAGCGAGGCGCGAAATTCGCGCACGGCGAACCGGAGCCGGCGTCATCGCGAGGGATTCCCTTGATGGAATCTCCGCAACCGAGCCGGGCTTTAGGGCGGTCGAAGCGCTTATCGCCGCCGGCGTTGCCGCGGGACTCGACGCTGAGGGCGCCGATTCGATTGCGGCGGATTGCAGCGGCGCGGCAGGCGGCGCGTTCGCAGACTCGGCGGCGGGGGCCTGCGCCGATGGATTGGGTAATCCGGTAATGCCGCCGGGCGGCGCCTTCGCAGCCATCTCGACATTCAAAGGCGTCTCTCGAACTCGCCACGCCTGCATGACCGCAACCACCACGACCGCCGCTGTCGCCGCGGACGCGACGACCAGGAGACCAATCGCCCAGGCGCGGACGCGCCTGGGGCGCTCGACCTGCGGCGGCCGGGCGAGATCTTCGAATCGCTGCGGAACCGCGCCCGACTCGTCCAGCGCGGATTTCACCGCGCTGGAGAACTGATCCTCGATTTCCTTGTTCGTCGCCAAGCGCGGCCTCGGAAACTGCAGCTAAAGCCAGACAAAAATTTGGCGTGAAGAATCAGCTAGCGCACCCGCTCTTACCGGGCAAGAGCCGCTCTTTCCGATCAACGCCACGGCCAGTTCGCGGGCACGCGAATCGGCGACTGCGAAGCCGCGGAAATAACAAATTTTTAAAGGTGCAACATCAGCCGTCCTAGATGAATTCGGCAAAGACCGAATCGGCTAGTTCGAGCCCGCGCTCGCTCAGCCGGATTCGCTCCTCGTCGCGAAGCAACAGGCCGCCCTCGAAGAGACGCGCCGCTCGCGCGCCGAAGGCGCGGTCGAAGCTTTCGCCGAAGCGCGCCTCGAACTCGGAAAGCGCAAATCCCTCGCGCAGGCGCAAATTCAGAAAGACGAACTCGCCGCGCGCGGTTGCGGCATCAACCGTCTCACCGCCCGTCTCCGCGATACCGTCCTTGAGCGCGCACTCGACGTAGCGTGCGGGCATCCGCTCGTTCCACCATCGCCGCCCGCCGCCGTCGCCGGCGCGCGCGAAGCTGTGGGCTCCGGCGCCTACGCCCAGGTAACTCTCCATCCGCCAGTAGCTCAGATTGTGCCGCGCCTCGTGACCGGGCGGCGCATAGTTGGAGATTTCGTACATCGGGTAGCCGCGCCGCGGCAGTTCCTCGCGCACCGCCGCATAAAACTCGGCCTGGCGGTCGGAGGAGATCGGCCGGATACGCCCGCGCTTCATCTCGGTGAAAAACGCGGTCCCCTCCTCGAAGGTGAGATTGTAGGCGGAGATATGATCGGGACCGAGCGCGGCGGCTTCGGCGATGTCGTTGAGCGTCTCGCCGATAGTCTGTCCGGGGACTGCAAAGATGAGATCGAGGTTGAGCCGTTCGAAACCGGCGCGACGGGCGAGCCGGGCCGCCTCCCGGGTCTCCGCCGCACCGTGAATCCGGCCGAGAAACTTGAGCCGCTCCTCGTTGAACGATTGAGCGCCGAAGCTGATTCGATTGATCCCCGCGGCGCGCATCCCGCCAAGCTTCGCCGCGTCCACCGTCCCTGGATTCGCTTCCAGCGTGACCTCCGCGCCGGCTTCGAGACCGAAGCGGCGCTCCGCCGCCGCCAGCACCGCCGCGATCGATTCCGGCCGGAAGAGCGAGGGCGTGCCGCCGCCGAAGAAGATCGTCTTGAGCGCCAGCCCGGCCCATGGTGCTTCACCGGCGCGGTGTTCGATCTCCGCAATGAGCGCGCGAACATAGTCCTCTTCGGGCCAGCTCGCGGCCGCATGCGAATTGAAATCGCAGTACGGGCACTTGGATTGGCAATACGGGATGTGCAGGTAGAGCGAAAACGGCGCCGCGCCGCGCTCGTGGCAATTTGCTGAGATCATCGAACGTCGTTTGCGGCCTTACACATAGCTTATGCGCGGAAGATGCGCGTTACCAAGGGGGGGCGGCGATCAGCTGTGCGCGAGCGCGCGGACGACCCCGCCTAGCAGTTTCGCGGCCTGCGGCGGCAGACGGTCCTCCAACGCGCCGATCGCAGCGCCGGCAGCTGCGCCGTTTCCCAGCGGGGGTTTTCGATTCCACAGGTAAACGAACATCTCGTAGGCGAAATACAACAGCAGCCCGATCAGGACGGCGTCGTCGATGATGACGACGATCTTGCGCACCATGCCGTGCGGCAGGAGCCAGATAGCAAGCCGCGCAACCACCGCGAAAATCACGATCGCCGCGACCACCGCGCTCGCATGATGGACGAGCAACTGGATCGCGTCGAAGTTGATCCAGTTTTCGATATCGAAACGATTTGACGGCGGCGTGTTGCTCAGCGCAAACGTGGTTCCTCTCTCCCTTCAACGTATAGTGCAGGCCGAATTTACGAGCTTAGACACCCCCCTCGCGCGGCACAAGCAAGTGCGCGCAGGGTAAGGACTAAAATGACGAAGTGCCGCCGGAAAAGATGTTCGGCGCGCCCGCCCTAGCGCCCCGCCTACAAGCGGCGGCGGCGCGCCGCTATACTCTAGCGCGACGCATCCGAAGGAGCGCGCAACAACATCGTAACCGGCTCGCACAACCCGCAAGCGGCGTCCGCGCCGCAAGCCGCGCCGGCGGATCCGTCCGCCGCCCGGCCGCTCGCCGCGCGCCTGGGCCCCAACCTGGCGCACCTGGTCGCGGCCGGCATCCTGCTGAGCCGTATCGCCGGCCTCGTCCGCGAAAGCATCTTCGCGCACTACCTCGGCAACTCGGACGCGGCCGACGCCTTCAAGGCTGGCATCCGCATCCCCAACATCCTGCAAAACCTCCTCGGCGAGGGCGTGCTTTCGGCCTCATTCATTCCGGTTTATAGCAAGCTCTTGCACGAGGGCGACGAGGAGACGGCGGAGACGCTGGCGTGGAGCGTCGGCGCGCTGCTCGCGCTCGGAGTTTCGATCCTGGTCGCGCTGGGCGTGTGGGCGACGCCGTGGCTGATCGCGGCAATCGCGCCGGGCTTCGCCGGATCCAAGCGCGAGCTGACGATCACACTGGTGCGAATCTTCTTCCCGGGCGCCGGGCTGCTGGTGCTGTCGGCCTGGTGCCTCGGCGTACTCAACAGCCATCATCGTTTCTTCGCCTCCTACACCGCGCCGGTCGCCTGGAACCTCGTGATCATCGGCGCGCTGCTCATCTACGGGCCGCGCCGCTCGCAGGACTCTCTCGCGGTAGACCTCGCCTGGGCCGCGGTGCTCGGCGCGATCGCGCAGATCGTTGTGCAGGCGCCGCAAACGATTCGCCTCGTCGGCCGGATGCGAATCGATTTAGCGCGCACCCGCACCGCGCTGGGCACGGTCTTTCGCAATCTCACTCCGGTCGTCGCCGGGCGCGGCGCGAGCCAGATTTCCGGCTACGTCGACAATCTGCTCGCGAGCCTGCTGCCCACCGGTGCGGTCGCCGCCCTCAGCTACGCGAGCATCCTGTACCTTCTGCCGATAAGCCTGTTCGGGATGTCGGTGGCGGCGGCCGAGTTGCCGAGCATGTCGCGTGCGGCCGGCACGGTCGAGGAGATCTCCCAGTTATTGCGCTTGCGTCTCGATGCGGGCCTGCGCCAAATCGCATTCCTGGTCGTGCCGTCGGCGGCGGCGTTTCTGTTCCTCGGCGACGTTATCTCGGCGCTCATCTTCCAGTCGGGCAGCTTCACCCATCGCGACGCGGTTTACGTATGGGCGGTGCTGGCCGGCTCGGCAGTGGGGATGCTGGCGGCGACGATGGGGCGTCTCTACAACTCGGCGTTCTACGCGCTCGAGGATACGCGGACGCCACTTCGCTTCGCGCTGATCCGTTTTGCGCTGACGCTCGTGTTCGGATATCTCTGCGCGATTCCATTGCCGCCCCTGTTGGGTATCGCCCAGCGGTGGGGCGTCGCGGGTTTGACCGTGTCGGCAGGCGGCGCCGCCTGGGTTGAGTTCACGCTGCTTCGATGGAAGCTCAATTCGCGGATTGGCCGTACTGGACTCAGCCGCGCGCTGGTCGCGCGTCTATGGGCGATCGCGCTCATCGCGAGCGCCGCCGGATGGGCGGCGAAGCTGGCGATGGGACACGCGGGGCCGCGCCTGATGGGGCTCGCGGTGATTCCCACCTT
Coding sequences within:
- the murJ gene encoding murein biosynthesis integral membrane protein MurJ, giving the protein MVAAGILLSRIAGLVRESIFAHYLGNSDAADAFKAGIRIPNILQNLLGEGVLSASFIPVYSKLLHEGDEETAETLAWSVGALLALGVSILVALGVWATPWLIAAIAPGFAGSKRELTITLVRIFFPGAGLLVLSAWCLGVLNSHHRFFASYTAPVAWNLVIIGALLIYGPRRSQDSLAVDLAWAAVLGAIAQIVVQAPQTIRLVGRMRIDLARTRTALGTVFRNLTPVVAGRGASQISGYVDNLLASLLPTGAVAALSYASILYLLPISLFGMSVAAAELPSMSRAAGTVEEISQLLRLRLDAGLRQIAFLVVPSAAAFLFLGDVISALIFQSGSFTHRDAVYVWAVLAGSAVGMLAATMGRLYNSAFYALEDTRTPLRFALIRFALTLVFGYLCAIPLPPLLGIAQRWGVAGLTVSAGGAAWVEFTLLRWKLNSRIGRTGLSRALVARLWAIALIASAAGWAAKLAMGHAGPRLMGLAVIPTFGGVYLGLAWWMKLPELERAAGALAARLGLRSLKR
- the hemW gene encoding radical SAM family heme chaperone HemW, yielding MISANCHERGAAPFSLYLHIPYCQSKCPYCDFNSHAAASWPEEDYVRALIAEIEHRAGEAPWAGLALKTIFFGGGTPSLFRPESIAAVLAAAERRFGLEAGAEVTLEANPGTVDAAKLGGMRAAGINRISFGAQSFNEERLKFLGRIHGAAETREAARLARRAGFERLNLDLIFAVPGQTIGETLNDIAEAAALGPDHISAYNLTFEEGTAFFTEMKRGRIRPISSDRQAEFYAAVREELPRRGYPMYEISNYAPPGHEARHNLSYWRMESYLGVGAGAHSFARAGDGGGRRWWNERMPARYVECALKDGIAETGGETVDAATARGEFVFLNLRLREGFALSEFEARFGESFDRAFGARAARLFEGGLLLRDEERIRLSERGLELADSVFAEFI
- the lysS gene encoding lysine--tRNA ligase — protein: MASAEPTGLDLWPYEEARRLAERVGNYPSGREVIFESGFGPSGLPHLGTMGEVLRPAYVQHAFEVLGEGDPANPSANAAFRRPSRLIVFIDDMDGLRKVPESVPNREATAPFLGQPVSRIPDPFGECHPSFARHMIALLGEFLAPVEVSYDLMLSSEMYASGRFDEALRLILEKHAEIIQIVAPTLREENRAGWSPVMPLCPACGQINSTLVTAYHSERATVEFSCERSFGGAHGCGFRGEQSVLGGKAKVQWKVDWALRWYVLKVDYELYGKDLIDSARLSGQILRVLGGRPPLGFPFEMYLDEEGHKVSKSIGRGVGVEQWRRYAPIEVLKYFLILNPRRARKLFLESIPQYTDEYLDALRAWSAADETAQRNSPLEFVLQSQSARRFNSTLSFGLVMNLVAALGSGERELIWRYLTHYDPGLESDPDTARLTRDLMECALNFYRDFIEPAKFHYTPSDGEREQLRALSTWLAQNGAAGAEEIEKAIYELGRRHYDKPGKIFPLLYRVILGQERGPRLGAFIRLTTPARVAEIVDATLV